A single genomic interval of Juglans regia cultivar Chandler chromosome 1, Walnut 2.0, whole genome shotgun sequence harbors:
- the LOC108998548 gene encoding transcription factor bHLH36-like, whose amino-acid sequence MLRDTAERQSRSSFNVAKSLPHKISSTSDNDEANTGNNKKIIRRDTERQRRQKMAILNASLRSLLPVEMIMGKRSLSDHMSEAVNYIKYLKNKLEELSVRSNKLKELSNFSVLGLGNQRSDNNLQNRVMVHPCWDGVEIVITSNVNEDSLLLSEVLEILLEEALSVVTCSSTKANERLIYTIQAKVNDFGCGLDLHELQRKLNALVMSSTR is encoded by the exons ATGCTTAGGGACACTGCAGAGCGACAAAGTAGATCGAGCTTCAATGTGGCAAAAAGCCTGCCGCataaaatatcatctacatCGGACAATGATGAAGCAAATACTGGTAATAATAAGAAGATTATTCGTAGGGACACTGAACGACAAAGAAGGCAGAAAATGGCCATTCTTAATGCATCACTTCGATCGCTGCTGCCTGTTGAAATGATTATG GGAAAGCGTTCGTTATCGGATCACATGAGCGAGGCcgtgaattatataaaataccTAAAGAATAAGCTCGAAGAGCTGAGTGTCAGGAGTAATAAGCTTAAGGAATTATCTAATTTTAGTGTTCTCGGTCTTGGAAATCAAAGATCGGATAATAATCTTCAGAACCGTGTTATGGTCCACCCTTGTTGGGATGGAGTGGAGATTGTAATAACTAGCAATGTCAATGAGGACAGTTTGCTTCTGTCAGAGGTGCTCGAAATCTTGCTCGAAGAAGCGCTAAGTGTAGTCACCTGCAGTTCTACTAAAGCAAATGAAAGGTTAATTTACACTATTCAGGCGAAG GTCAATGATTTTGGTTGCGGCCTTGATCTACATGAGTTGCAGCGGAAATTGAATGCACTCGTCATGTCATCCACGCGCTGA
- the LOC108998531 gene encoding PTI1-like tyrosine-protein kinase At3g15890, protein MICRCFCCISKEEQSEISVSNNIRDYPWEMYSLNELLHATKNFHQDNKIGEGGFGSVYWGQTSKGVEVAVKRLKTLSAKTEMEFAVEVEILGRVRHKNLLSLRGFYAGGDERLIVYDYMPNHSLVTHLHGHLAEYCLLDWPRRMSIAIGSAEGLAYLHHESSPHIIHRDIKASNVLLDAEFEAKVADFGFAKLIPDGVTHLTTRVKGTLGYLAPEYAMWGKVSGSCDVYSFGILLLEIISAKKPLEKLPGGVKRDIVQWVTPYVQKGALNHIADPKMKGKFDREQLKSAVMIALRCTDSCPENRPGMIQVVELLKGVVGRSKKEVYYEDDMADEDDNIEEKNKIDINIYEDFGVEPSDYVGTTWVKPKIK, encoded by the exons ATGATCTGCAGATGCTTTTGTTGCATCTCCAAAGAAGAGCAATCGGAGATCAG TGTAAGCAATAATATTAGGGATTATCCATGGGAAATGTACTCTCTCAACGAGCTTCTTCATGCAACAAAAAACTTCCATCAGGATAATAAGATTGGCGAAGGCGGGTTCGGAAGTGTTTATTGGGGTCAAACAAGCAAAGGCGTTGAG GTCGCTGTAAAACGATTAAAAACATTAAGTGCAAAGACAGAGATGGAGTTTGCTGTGGAAGTTGAAATTCTTGGACGGGTGAGGCATAAGAATCTCTTGAGTTTGAGGGGGTTTTATGCTGGTGGGGATGAGAGGCTAATTGTCTATGATTACATGCCTAATCATAGCTTGGTCACCCATCTGCATGGTCACCTCGCTGAATATTGCCTGCTAGATTGGCCTCGGAGGATGAGCATAGCCATTGGATCAGCAGAAGGTTTAGC GTACTTGCACCATGAGTCCAGTCCTCATATAATTCACCGAGACATAAAGGCAAGTAATGTCCTCTTAGACGCTGAATTTGAAGCAAAAGTTGCTGATTTTGGTTTTGCAAAGCTAATACCGGATGGTGTTACTCATCTGACTACTAGAGTGAAGGGAACTCTAGGATATCTAGCTCCTGAATATGCCATGTGGGGGAAGGTTTCCGGGAGCTGTGATGTCTATAGCTTTGGCATTTTATTGTTAGAGATTATCAGTGCGAAAAAGCCATTAGAAAAACTCCCAGGTGGTGTCAAGCGTGATATTGTGCAATGGGTGACGCCATATGTCCAAAAGGGTGCTCTAAATCATATTGCTGACCCAAAGATGAAGGGCAAGTTTGATAGAGAACAACTAAAGTCGGCTGTCATGATTGCATTGAGATGCACAGATAGCTGCCCAGAAAACAGGCCTGGCATGATACAAGTGGTGGAGTTGCTCAAGGGTGTTGTTGGGAGGAGTAAAAAAGAGGTATATTATGAGGATGACATGGCTGACGAAGACGATAatattgaagaaaagaacaagatTGATATCAATATTTATGAAGACTTTGGAGTGGAACCATCTGATTATGTGGGAACCACATGGGTCAAGCCGAAAATtaaatga